From the genome of Mucilaginibacter paludis DSM 18603:
CTACAGAACGCACAATACCGATAACCTGGCATACCATAACCTGCAACATACCGAAGATGTTATTGCCGCAGCAACGCAGATAGCCAACCACTATCAGCTAAACGACCAGGATTTTGCCATCGTTTTAACTGCGGTTTGGTTTCATGATTTAGGTTACGTGGAAAATGCCGCCGTTCATGAGGAAGTGGGTGCAACTTTAGCCGAAACCTTTTTAAAAGATAACAACGCTGATGACGATTTTATACAACAGGTGAAGGGGTGTATTATGGCTACTAAAATGCCACAATCGCCAACTACCTTAATACAGCAAATTGTTTGTGATGCCGATTTGTTCCATTTAGGCCTGGACGATTTTTTTGAAAAAGATAAGCTTGTTTTAAAGGAGTTTAACATCCTTCACCAAACCGATATCAGCAAACAGGACTGGCGGAAAAAGACCATTGATTTTTTAGAGAAACATAACTATCATACCGAATACTGTAAAGTATTATTGAATGACGGTCAGGCGCAAAACTTAGCTAAAATAAAAAGTAAGGTTGCCGAAAAGGAGGAAAAGTCGGCTAAAAAAAGTGTACAGGTTGCGGTTGTTAATAATCAGGAAGAAGTACCTGTAGAACAAACAAAAAAAGACAAGAAAAAAAGCAAGCCTGAAAAGGGAATTGAAACCATGTTCAGGATCAGTTCCAGCAATCACCAGCGCTTGAGCAATATGGCCGACAATAAGGCTCATATCATGATCACCGTAAACTCCATCATCTTATCAGCCATCATCAGTTTGGTGCTGCGCAGGCTTAACGAATATGGCTACCTCATTATCCCTACATTTATCCTGCTGGCAGTAAGCGTGCTCGCCATGACGTTCGCTATCCTCTCAACCCGGCCATCTATCCCCAGCGGGGTGTTTAACAAGGCCGACATAGATAATAAGAGTGTAAACCTGTTGTTTTTTGGTAATTTTTATAAAATGCCACTGGACGATTATAACTACGGGATGCGAAAGATGATGGAAGATGAAGACTTTTTATATGGTAGCCTTATTAAGGATGTGTATTCGCAAGGGGTTGTGCTGGGGAAAAAATACCGGCTGTTGCGTATATCGTATAACGTGTTTATGTTCGGTTTAATCTTTTCGGTAGCTGCTTTTATTATCGCCTCCACATTTTTCAGTCATCACCCAGCCGTATAAATTGAATGGAACCATACCGTTTTTTTAACAGAGACCTAAGCTGGCTCCACTTTAACGCGCAGGTAATGGAGCAGGCTGCCAACAACGAGGTGCCTTTGTTAGACAGGATTAAATTTCTGGGCATCTTTTCTTCCAACTTGGATGAGTTTTACCGGGTGCGGATGCCCGTGCTGCGTGCGCTTCATAAAATTGGGATAGGGGATAGCAGCGTTATTGATGGCAACGAGCGCGCGCTGATATTGCAACAGATAAGGGATATTATTGATGCCCAGCAATCCAGGTTCGGGCAGATTTTAACTACGCAAATTATTCCATCGTTAAAGGCGCAAAACATCCACCTGGTTTATAACGAACCCATTCCCGATTTTTTAAACCAAAGCGTGCGCGAATATTTTACCACCCAGGTACTGGCATTTATGCAGCCTGTGTGGTTGGGTACTAAAAAGCCGTTCTTCCCGGAAAATAATAAGCTATACTTTATGGTGCATCTGGCAAACCAGGAAAACCAGGAGGAAATGGTTTTGTTAAATATCCCCTCGGATAGCATGCCCAGGTTTTATACCCTGAAGCATCAAGAGCAATTGTTTGTTGTTTTTTTGGATGATGTGATCCGGTTTAACCTGGACAGCCTTTTTAAAGATAAGCTGATTAAAGGATGTTAT
Proteins encoded in this window:
- a CDS encoding Pycsar system effector family protein; its protein translation is MNYQQLIQQAQDYVLNYYRTHNTDNLAYHNLQHTEDVIAAATQIANHYQLNDQDFAIVLTAVWFHDLGYVENAAVHEEVGATLAETFLKDNNADDDFIQQVKGCIMATKMPQSPTTLIQQIVCDADLFHLGLDDFFEKDKLVLKEFNILHQTDISKQDWRKKTIDFLEKHNYHTEYCKVLLNDGQAQNLAKIKSKVAEKEEKSAKKSVQVAVVNNQEEVPVEQTKKDKKKSKPEKGIETMFRISSSNHQRLSNMADNKAHIMITVNSIILSAIISLVLRRLNEYGYLIIPTFILLAVSVLAMTFAILSTRPSIPSGVFNKADIDNKSVNLLFFGNFYKMPLDDYNYGMRKMMEDEDFLYGSLIKDVYSQGVVLGKKYRLLRISYNVFMFGLIFSVAAFIIASTFFSHHPAV